From Branchiostoma floridae strain S238N-H82 chromosome 5, Bfl_VNyyK, whole genome shotgun sequence:
CTTGACTGCCAAAGAGTTTGGGATGATTAAAGCTTTGGCAGTCTGCACTTCTATATAGTAgtgatttgtaatctgccatACACACAGTTAtatgacaaggaaaataacATTCATGACATTTCAGCAGCATTTTGATTGTGCTACAGTTTTGTCCATTGCTGCCACTGACATTATTGCCATGGTATTCTAAGTCTTTGTTCCCATACTTtttgctgtaacagttgttcccATACCACTTTCTACTTGTTCCCATACTGCTTTGCTGCTGTTCCCATACTTCTTTGCCGCAACAGTTGTTCCCATACTGCTTTGCTGCTGTTCCCATACTGCTTTGCTGCTGTTCCCATACTGCTTTGCTGCTGTTCCCATACTGCTTTGCTGCTGTTCCCATACTGCTTTGCTGCTGTTCCCATACTGCTTTGTAGTTGTTCCCATATTGCTTTGCTGTTGCTCCCACGTGTTGTGCTTTGTAGTTTTCCCATATTGCTTTGCTGTTGTTCCCATGGTGCTTTGCTGTAGTCCCCATGACACTTTGCTGTGggctttgtctttttttctgttatgcGATACTGTGTATATCCCCAAACAACCccaaacatgtacacacacacgtgtacacaccaTCAGCACAGTGACTTCATCAGGCTGATAGCGTGTCTTTTCCTTTGGCCTTCCGGAACCAGTTCTTTGGTGGATCCCTGGGGCCTTTTGGTTTCGCCACTCTCTTCCCAAAACCTTTGGGAGGAGATCAGTTGGCAtttagtacaggtttgacaaagtttgatagcctgggtaccattcttgGTAGAAACCGCTGGCCCTATCTTTTCCCTTGCTAACCATGGAGCAAAGAGATTGAGTCAGCGATTTCTATGGAAAATGATAGTATGGCAAGTTTGTTTTTATATAACTCCGGTTGGTCTTGGAGTTCTGTTGTACATCACGTGACTGATGATCATATTTATCAAATCATGACAGGACACAGTTATCATCTAAATCCATTTTTGTTCAGGTCAGGAATGAAGTAGCTCAATCGGAATGATGGAAATATCATTTGTAATCTATTTGACTTTCAGAGTACAGAAATAAGTCATACTGTATAGAGCCTGTACttttcatttcagaaaattaAACAAGAGCAAGAAATGCCTACAGTTAACTCTACCCTCATCAGGAGGGAGGGATGGAAGAAATGAGATGATGACTTTATTGAAAAATTCGCAGTGTGACCACTGAATTGTATTCAATTCACATTCAAAACACACAATAAAAGATTCAAATATTACACGTTACTAGGAATGAGTACTATTTACATAACATACATAGGTTAAAATTTCATTTGGAAGATTGTCTGATAACACGGGAGTATTATTTGGGTGACATGGATATGACAATGACTAATGCTGGAATTATGGTCCGGATGCATTGAGCAGATTGCTCATATATAGGGAATCGGTGAGTTGCTATATCGGTTAGTTCTACACATATGACCGTTCAATTTGTGGCTATTTCTGGTGGCTCGTCCCGAGATCTGGAATCTAGtcccagaagaagaagaagaggaaaagaTGGAGACAGAAAGAGACGACTTACCAATCTCCTGGTTGTTGTGGATTGCAGACTGTCCAGTGTAGGTGGGCTGGTACGGTCTGAACTGGGCCTCCGAGCAGTCTACAGGGTAACGACACAGGGAAGTTTAGTCTCAGTAAAAGTGACGTCCTGTGTAAGGGCGTTAAGTAAAGGATTGCATGATTTCCTGTAAGTATGATGCAACTCAGCCCATACGCTTTAGCAgttagtgatgacacgaaagaaggagaagaagccCATGCACTGTCATGTTTTTatttaaacaagtgcttttaaaaagctggcattttgccaatgtttgcgtgtgtgaacgtttttttctagttattagaatgtcatataaatagaacagagtaactaaacctgatattggcgcatggagagattcacatatgtgcctgaatctagatctagacgccacctgttaaaatttgcgtgaagtgcagcaaatttcactacactgcctgtttttgagtgagctctgttgcggggcatttttaagttgttttttttttaatttttatttctattcggcaaaaaaacgaagcggcgaatccgttaaccaaagaaataaattggtgtggccaaatggatgtaaaaattagtattttaatggtgtaaaaaagaaaaaaaaaatctacctccccggaatcgaaccgggtgcattggtttagaatgcgtaaactttaaccactgcgccagtgcgaacgtGTTCAAAAAATGCCctttttaacaggtatagaaatgtttggcatgaattgaacaggtccgttcatctcaacatcactccatcacaacggcgactactatggatagaaatgcaaacaagaaaaaataaaattcgttcggtgatttttatcattaaagatcGACAAATCCTTTCAAGTTGACAAGACGGCGAAGCGCAAGCGCAGTAAAGTGGGGGTTCCCGGAAGTGTGGAAGCAGGATCCGAAGACCCGACCTCCCCGCTTACACCGGCGAATTTctggcatttttaaaaatttacaagcaaaataaacacatcacaagaaaaagaaacttatatcctttattttgatgggtaactttacctctagaaccggatagtttttgtaccgcgggtgtgggaagatggtagggaaatttacggatcgccgtacTGCTTTCGCGGatcaaattatgaatattcgcAAGGGCCTCTGGGACGCTATATGTaagtgttatgtatatatattcgatttatttggaaaacatttcatctttatgaattgctAATGCATGGTTAAATGTTAAAGCAATTATTTGATGATATGCTGCACCAATctaaggaatatcatacttcatttattaaatttaatgaaatatcAGGGGCAATTACGGACCACAAACAATGACTTATGACAGAGCTTTTAAGAAGTATACAAATTCTtagcagatactgtaaatcactttatcttcacggtaccaaattttcacggtctgagaaaattgaacttgttctcggaactatatgttcactgtcgaggcaagtgcacatgaaaaatgtctgtgaattattttttatcggtaatgataagttcacgttacagtcgtctccgtgaaaacagtgaacataacattacagtgaaaaaaatcaggaattacagtattgaacaggtccgttcatcacaACGCccactattctggcctcagagcattttgccgctaaggcggcaaaatgcaaaaatagcaGCACTTATTAAAACTATATGGTGTAACATTGTATAATGGAAATTGAAGAAACACTTACAGACATACAGACCCCcccactacacacacacacacacacacacatacatacacatgtacacacacagacacatacacaacaTACACTGACTCTCTTTCTCAAAATCACTtacttacacacacatacacaattgCACACAGAGACATACACAGTCTctttctcacacacacacacgcgcgcatgcacacacacacacgctgacacacacacacacacacacacactgacacacacacgcacacacaataAGACATTTAGCCACAAAAAACACTTAATGACTCCTTTTGGCttcaatagcaaaacaaacatgaaACCGAGACTGGACCAGTAAAAGGGAACAAGATTAAACTTTCTTCGCAAAGGTAAATCCAGAATGAAGAAAATGAGACAAACTTAAGACAAAAAACAGACCTTGCAGTTCCTTCTTCTCCTGCTCTGTCAAACCTGCGCTCTGGTTGATCTTTAAGATGTTCTTCCCCTTGTGTAAGAagttcttcatcttcatcttccgTGCACTGAAAAATCATCAAACACTACGTAGTCAGATCCAACCCTAATATGTAGCCTTTTGGGTTGACTGGAGACCCACATGCACATCCTCAAGGCTTAGCAGTTATTACTGGTTGTCAATTTTGCAATCTTCTATTAAAACTTCTAGTTCTGTCCCAAGGCCACATGATCTTGATTTTAAGAATGACATTATCATTTAATGCAAAAATGAAAAGTTGTCCCAGGCCTGTTTGATAGAAAACATTTCGTCAAAATTgaacttaaagaaaaaaaatgaatcaaaATTCTGCACCAATTAATGCACACAATATTCAGTGGGGTCACTAAAGCCTATATGTCAATGGACTGTAGGCAATAGTGCCAGGCATCTGGAAAGTGGCACAAATTGAGACAATTTTAGGCACAAccattttgtttatatttttaccCATATCATGTATCAGTGTGACTGTAAGAAAAAATTGGCACAAATTTGCAAAGTATGTGCAATTTGGCGCAGTCTAGTGACATACACACAGTAGACAATTGATTAACAGATGATTTCAGAAAAAGGACAAATTCCTACATTTTTTTGGCACTTCaagatagatggaatataaagAGAGTTAAGGAACTGAGAGACCTTAATACAGAGAGATTAAGAAACTACTGTGAGAGACCTTTCTGCCACAGTCCGCACTTCAGTTTAAGGAGAAGGACAGAATCAGATACACCAGGGCGGCCTGTACCACTACAAACAGCAGGGGGAGCAGGTTCATGAGGGAGGGGAAGTTGGAGCGGGGAGAAGGACTGTGAGAAAATAGAGGGAagagaagagaaagaaaagaacaagtaATGAAAATGAGAGGACAATTTCTACATGCTGCCATGTTGATGATTACTGATGCATGAGAAACTATAAGAACAAAAAGAccagaaaaatgaaaatcagagaaaacaaaaattgatgagATGATACAAAGATTTaaaagaacatacatgtaatacattgtGTAGTTTTACAGATAGGATGTTCAAGACTGTTTAACCCTGTTTAACAAGACAGAAAATGTAAGCAGGAGGAAGTTTGAATGTTCAAGGTCAAGCCTTCTGTCCTGACCTTGAGGCGGGGGTCGCTGTGTCCCTGGGAAGGGAGTCAGACTTGTCAGAGGAATGGGTGGAGATTCGGTCCATGTCctctgtgggaggggggggggggaataaAGAATGGATCAGTCTAGGCACAATCAACACAGTGAGTTTGACACAACTAGTCTTTACGGTTTACCTCTCACTGGCCATTATGAGATAGTCTGTACAACAATAATTTTAAAACAGATATCTTCCTTACCtaaagtttgtacatgtacatctatagaATTTCGTTGCGCTTGAAAACAGCAAATGATATTTACCTACAGCCATGGCAGTCTATCAAAATGCTAAATTTAATATATTCCGTCAGCATGTACACCATGTATTAGCAGTTGCTAATAGAAGACATTTTCAATACCTGGTCCAAGCATGACATTGAATATTAATACTTGGCAAAATGGACAACACTTCGTCCCTTTAGCTAACATACAGTTAGTAAGTAATTACAACTTATAGCTAATCTAATGGTgtaagaaaacaacatttacatTATAATTAGCAATTTACAAACTAGTGATCAACTTCTAATTTTGCCACCAGTCCTGATATTTGACAAAATAGAACAATTATAAAGAGATTCTGAAAACAAGATTTCAAGGTCACCTTCCCCATACTCGTATGACTCCTTGGTGCGGGTCGGAAGGGGAGGCGCAGAGTCATCATCACTGCCCATATCATCGTCTCCACCCTGTgaaatgtcaatcaatcattcaaccAATAATAATCAACTAAGGCACATGCACAACGAAACTTGGATGTTCACTACAAAATGTTCCATAAATCTCAACTGAAGGTCATAGGTCTGACTTCAAGGTCACAGAATACCTGCCCCATCCCCCACCAGCCGCAGAACAGTTTCTACAGTTACTAATGtgtcatatatatacatatggcCACACAAAATTATCCACTGCTGTATTGGATAAACTTTTAATAATTGGCAAAACACAATAATtgttttttatcaatttaacaTGCCCCAAGGTAAGTACACATTTTACTTATTTCAATTCAGATTATTTTTTCAATGAAGCTCAAAATAAGGCTCGATCCCTACCAAACTGCACGTGCTTGACCTCTGGCTGTGCGAGGCTCTGAACTGTCTTACGTCGACTGTGGCGTAGGTTCCGTCGTCCTCGAACGTGTTCTTGATCTCCATCCGACCCCTGGGGCTGTTCGCGAAAACCTCATCCTCCATATTAACCTCCGTGTAGTCTCCAAAATTCCCACTGCCGTTGACCTGTCGGTTCTTTGGTTTCACCTCCGAGTACACTTGTGGGCCGTCCCCCGTCGTATCCGTGGAGGCAGCGCCAGACTGAAGGTCGTACGGTGTGGTATACTCGGCAAGGTCGTTAGATTGGCTGCTACTTCTGTTAAGATCGTGGGTGTCCTTGACGTCTGCATAAAGGTCAACGTCTTTCACCTCAGAGTAGAGGTCCGTATCGGCGACAGTTCTGGGGGGGTTGGGTCTCGGGGGAGGTAGCATGGGACGCCTGTCTACTGGCACAGCAGGCTTCTGCGGGTGTTCTAAGGAATCGTCCTGCTTTGCGTCGGGGTCGGTGATTGTTTCGGTCGCTTTTGTGTGTGGTAGGAAGACCCCCTTCATAACTGCCGCGAGCCCGTCCGTTGGTGATTTCCCATGTTTTGGCCTGGTTGGCGGACTGTCTTTGGGCTTCAATGCAGAGCCGGTTGGAAGAACACTTATCCCTCCAACCGGAAGCCCCTTTCGTCCAACCCTTGGTGGCGCCACTGTGTTAGAACTATTGCTATTGGTTGAGCTACCGCTGGCCGCTGTGCTAGGAAACACACTCACTCCTCCTGTAGGTTTGGAAGACTCGCTACTGCTACCCTCCTCCTTTTTGTTACGACCGAACGGAAAGTTGAGTCTCTTGAACGGAAGTTTGGAATGTTTCTCGTCTTCTTCAACCTTGGCGTCGTCTTCGGCCTTGGCGTCGCCTTCGGCCTGGAAACTCTGAAGCTGCTGCTGCAAACGGATTTTCTCCAGGTGTGCAAACCTGGGAAGGTGTGGGTGCTGCTTTCCCCTTGACTTCTCATCCTCATCTGTCTCTCTCGCTCCCTCCTTTTCCGAGGGATCCCCCTTTGTGTAGTCTATATCTTCGTACGGATTGTCGGCGCTTGCCTCAGAGGCGGGTTTCGCTGGAACGACTGGCCTGCGAGGTGCGGTCTGGGGTTGCGTCGACTCGTCGGATCGGCTTGCGATTCCGGAATTCCCGCTGGAATTTGAGCTGGGGTCTGCCAGATTTACGTTTTCGTACTGCGTCGCACCAGAACTTGGGCTCTTGGCGGGGAGAACAACGTTTTCGTACGCAGCACCCGGCGCGCTGGTGTTGGGTTTAGTCAGGATGGGAGGTTTGGCTTTGAGGACCGGTTTCCGTGGTGCGGTGTGGTCCACGTTTGCATAGTCTGTGTCGAGGAGGTTGGGAGGCTGGGGGGAGTTGACGTAGGCAGGAGACTGGGGCTTGGGGGGATGGAGGGGCGGTCTGGCCGGCACCTCTGGTCTTCTTCTAGTGGGCTTGGGTGGAGGCTCTTCTGGGTAGGAGTCTGAAAATACAAGAAAGTTGCAGGTTGGTTATCAAATTAGTTGATCCTTTGAAAATCACACTTAAATTCAATTAAAACATAATGATTTTTCAAGTGACCAactgtacataaaaaaaaaaattcacgggtcttagtggcaagtgtgcagatgttgacacactggcagcaccaaatctgtaggtgtttttggcacctttagacagactAGCCATGAGGCTTGGTGGGAGTCACTCCACTGTCATGgaggcaggggcatggcgagtatcgaactcgggacctatatactgattctgattccaacgctctagccgttgcccCACACAGACCCCTCACCAACTGTACCAACTGTACAACACAATGTACATAAGGACCATTGTAGCCAACATAATCACATTTTGGTGGTCTTTTACACCTAGTAGCTATTTACATTGACACAAGTATCTGACTGAGAGATACTTACAGCTCTACAAAAAATGGCATCACCTACCTTCATCCAGAAGGGCTACTACCTCATAGTCGCTGGTCAGAGAGGCCTGGAGATGGAGTACAACACCTTGTTAAAGATGGTGGGTAAAAGCATGGTTAcaacatattattattattaggaacaaaaaaatgtaaggtAGGTAGGCAGTCGACATATGGGGTTATACCGCGTATGGGGTTATAcggcaccgttggggttatgcCATCCGGTGACATacaaaaaacatgtaaaatgtacCCTTTGTTTGGCTGATACAAGACGGAATGTGTGATGTCTCCCATCAGGGTTAATGTTGTAATCATAATTAATGGTGGGTAAAATCATTAATgattttaatacaaaattatagCTATGATGTTTTAAGGCAAaataaggccacaacaattccATGGACTTGATCGTTGTTACACCTATCCTATCCAGGGATTAGTTCTCTAACCCATGCCTGACGTTGAATAACAGACATTAAACCAGATACTGAGGTAGTGagtttgagtgagtgagtgagtgagtgtgagttagtgagtgagtgagtgagagtgagtgagtgagtgagtgagtgtgagttagtgagtgtgtgagtgagtgtgagttagttagtgagtgagtgagtgagagtgtgagtgagtgagtgagtgagtgtgagttagtgagagtgagtgagtgagtgagtgtgagtgagtgagtgagagtgagtgagtgagtgagtgagtgagtgagtgagtgagtgagtgagtgagtgagagtgagtgagtgagtgagtgagtgagtgagagtgagtgagtgagtgagtgagtttgagtgagtgagtgtcaaTTGTACAAATCATGTACCTGTCCGTTGTTGAAGGGGAAGTTCTCATAGTTGTGCATCCGCTTCAGACTGTCCTCCACCAGTTCCAGCACCGCTCTGTTCACTAACTCGTACTGCTCCTGAGAATGGCAGTACATAAGTTAATGTTACTCATTTGTTTCTATTGCAAACCCGGTAAGCCTCCTCATGGCATAACACAACTACAAGATATATACTCAGAGACACTCAAATAATCACTCTTCCTTCAAGTTGGTACCACATGTAATATATATTTCAGCTATGTGACTCTTGTACTTTTGTAAGATTAAAATATGTCTGGCATCAACCTATTATATAGCTATGAAAAGTCACTAATGGATTCCTACTTTATTTCTATTGCTGGCAGTGCAATGTCACTGTAGTAACAGCACCTCCTGCTGATTATCCATAGAAGTGCAAAATATATTGGTTTCTGTCCATTGTAAACATTTAAATAGTATTAAACCTTCTCGATTCTGTAGCAGCATTTTGCATTAAATTTAGTTTAATTTAGATAGACCGAATGGGTGTATGactacattgtaattttgtacACCGGACTGAATAATGTCTGGCATCAGATCAAACTGACTCAAGCCTTTTATCACAAATGCCTTGCAGTGTGATATATCAGTGTAGCAACAGCACCTCCTACTGATTATCCACAGAAGTGCAGGAAAATTAATAACTGTTGGTAGAGACTGACATGTACTGTACGGGAAGTTGGTCTCTCTCTTTTATTGTGTCTTTTATGTATCAAGACTTTGGAGGTATTATCAATACAACCATTTACATCTCTCTCTCCTCTTCTTCATTTATAAAGGGAGCAgttgtctgtttttgtcagcagggcaaGCCCTTTGTTATAGCCACAGGCAAATTGAaaagccctggctgtgcgtgctttACAACCCAACCAATAATTCTATACAAGATATAGAGAGGAGTTGCCCAACTGTCAATGTAACGgttcaaaatcaaaattacTGGTTTGGACATCACAGcctggtacatttgtagctccCTCTATGGCCTTCATCAGTCAGTTCTGACCACATCTACCTGTGAATGAATAGCATGAATAATCATAATACAAAAAGTATCCCAGTGCCTAATGTTATCATGATTGATCATCAGCACCTACCTTAGTCTGTACGATGGCCGGTCTCTGTCGTCGCATGTCCGTCACCAGCTCATACATACTCAGGTCTTTGAATTGCTGAAGGgcacaaaaaaagtacaaatgaaTATCACAAACTCATAGGTACAAGTTTCTTTCCCTCTCTGTGTCTCCTTTGCTGCAGAATTGGCTGGCAAAAAAAGTGTGACACCATAACCTGTCATTTCCATATTTCCATGCTCCCTTCCAGGAGTAACCCTTCCCTTCTCACATGATCTAATCGACTGTCCTTACCCCTTTCTTGATGAGGCTCCAGGTGTAGTCTATGGCACAGATGGTTCCAGTTCTCCCACAGCCAGCACTGAAATGAACAAGATAAGAATGTGTTTAACACCCTCCAGTTTAATTTTGGGACTATATTCCACTGTTGAGCAATCTTAATCTTCAGTAATGACTTGATATCACATCCGGTAGGTAAAAAAAGAGGTTAAGGTCTGACTTAAAAGCCACTGATGACCCCAAGGATTAGCCAacttctgcagaattctgcatttGGCTGCAGATTTCTGCTTTAATTTTGTCTGCAGAATTCTTTACAGAACACTGCATTTGGCTACAGAAGTCTGCATTTGGCTGCAGAATTTTGTACAGAATTCTGCACTTGGCTGCTAACTGCACATTCTCCCAACTacatgcagaattctgcaaCCCATTTATACAATTATTATACTGAAATGCATTTTGCAGAATTCTCCGTACCTGCAGTGCACACAGATCGGGTTGTCGTCTGTAGGTTGGACCTGTCTGAACTGCCCGATGAGGTCTATGATGGAGCGAGGGGACagcttaccttaaccctaaccctaccgaACCTGCAGTGCACACagataaccctaaccctaccgtACCTGCAGTGCACACagataaccctaaccctaccgtACCTGTAGTGCACACagataaccctaaccctaccgtACCTGTAGTGCACACAGATAACCTTAACCCTACCGTACCTGCAGTGCACACTCTTGTCAgataaccttaaccctaaccctaccgtACCTGCAGTGCACACagataaccctaaccctaccgtACCTGCAGTGCACACTCTTGTCAgataaccttaaccctaaccctaccgtACCTGCAGTGCACACAGATAACCCATACCCTACCGTACCTGCAGTGCACACAGATGGGGCTGTCATCCATAGGCTGGACCTGTCTGAACTGCCCGATGAGGTCTATGATGGAGCGAGGGGACAGCGGTACCCCGTGGTCAGGCCAAGTTGTGTAGTGGAACTGGACTAGCTGACGCGTTTCCTAGAgtaacaatcaatcaatcaataaataatcaATTAATGCTTTATTGGTTTATCAAATTAAACTCCTTTAGCTGTCACACTCAAGCTTTTGTATCTAGATCTGtattgtatcatcatcatcggcatTCGCTCATGGATGAGTATTAAAGTACACATTGTGTAGCATTGGACAACTGAATAACcgtccttcagtgtaacacatttAGATAGTATCTGTAGTGCATTTATCCTTTGCAAACATATCATCTACATGTAACTCTAACAATCTTTTTAAAGCTATCAACTGAGGATGCCCCTACAATAACTGTATCGCCTTACAATCATGATAAAATGAATTCTTTGAAAAAACGAAATTTCAAATCCTTTGATCCACAACTCAAGTCTTTTACTATTTTTTATATGGCAATGACTGTTTCTTACATAACAAACTGAAGAACCTTCCAGCATaagataaaggtaaacacaaGACTTACCGAGCCTTTTTTAGCCACAATGATCCGTCTTAGGAAGTCTTCAGTTATCTTGTTCTGATCCTCCTGAAAAATCGTAGAGATATagaaactttaaaatttgttctGTACTTTTCAATGGTTCAGCTAATAGCGTGTATTAAACAGGGCTGATTATTTTTGttcaacatcatctttatttctcACAAGAAAACACTTTTAAAAGGACACGTCTAAAATCACGAGTACAAGATGAAGGTTTAAAAATACACCTCGGACGACCCCTTATTCAGATACACAATGATCTGCAGGGCGCAAGGTTACAAAAAAAGTGGTGCTATACATCAGCCTTTCAATATTTCAATTCTATACGTCGCTTCTTAACTATTGCACAGATGTGACATTGTCATTATGAACTACACATACATTGCACAAGTGGGGTATTATTAACTAGCCTCTCTGTGGCTATTAtaaagggctagccctgttgACAGAGGCAGCATATAACTTTATAGATAAACATGTATTAAGGCATTACAAAAATTCATTTGGTTTACAAATTACGCTTGAGTCAAATTACGAATGAGtcaatgtcatttcttcctgatcATGATCACAAAGACTCCATTTAATTCATACTGCTGACATTTGAAAGTCAGACCCCACCATAATGCAACTGTGTaagaatgaacgaatgaatgagtGTGCAGGCCAGCCTTGCATGCGAACTGTGCAAGCTCTTGGGTCCATGTTTTAATGCAcaatcaacacagatgaactttcaaaagAAAAGACCACAGAGCCTAAATATGATCCTTGCAAGTTTCACAAGACTATAGTATAAGAGACCAGAAATTCTACCATGATCACAGTTGAAATGATAAAATCCCCAAAGTATTGAGGCTGGGACTGTGCGTTACCATGGAGACTGTGATGTCCCCAAAGGTTTTCTCCTCCCCTCGGTTGGCCCAGTAACGCTCACACTTGTGCTGTGGGGGgagaaacaaaacaaccaaaTCTGAGTTATTCTGACTTATTGTTACAACAGAATAATACAGTTTATGCTGGCATCtgtgtcaaaatttcaatcCTTCTTTCAGTTGAGAGATTGGTTCTTAGGATTAAGGAAAAACAGGAGTTGGAAATAGTTTATCAAACAA
This genomic window contains:
- the LOC118416388 gene encoding tyrosine-protein phosphatase non-receptor type 12-like is translated as MQSKESLQAFVRTVEELEKTSADGVDGFAREFAKLKQQSMQYKLDKTYSTTHGEKECNRRKNRYKDILPFDYTRVQLSEVKGSPGSDYINANFLKGATGERTYIASQAPLPATVVDFWRMLWEYNVKVVIMACREVEQGKHKCERYWANRGEEKTFGDITVSMEDQNKITEDFLRRIIVAKKGSETRQLVQFHYTTWPDHGVPLSPRSIIDLIGQFRQVQPMDDSPICVHCSAGCGRTGTICAIDYTWSLIKKGQFKDLSMYELVTDMRRQRPAIVQTKEQYELVNRAVLELVEDSLKRMHNYENFPFNNGQASLTSDYEVVALLDEDSYPEEPPPKPTRRRPEVPARPPLHPPKPQSPAYVNSPQPPNLLDTDYANVDHTAPRKPVLKAKPPILTKPNTSAPGAAYENVVLPAKSPSSGATQYENVNLADPSSNSSGNSGIASRSDESTQPQTAPRRPVVPAKPASEASADNPYEDIDYTKGDPSEKEGARETDEDEKSRGKQHPHLPRFAHLEKIRLQQQLQSFQAEGDAKAEDDAKVEEDEKHSKLPFKRLNFPFGRNKKEEGSSSESSKPTGGVSVFPSTAASGSSTNSNSSNTVAPPRVGRKGLPVGGISVLPTGSALKPKDSPPTRPKHGKSPTDGLAAVMKGVFLPHTKATETITDPDAKQDDSLEHPQKPAVPVDRRPMLPPPRPNPPRTVADTDLYSEVKDVDLYADVKDTHDLNRSSSQSNDLAEYTTPYDLQSGAASTDTTGDGPQVYSEVKPKNRQVNGSGNFGDYTEVNMEDEVFANSPRGRMEIKNTFEDDGTYATVDVRQFRASHSQRSSTCSLGGDDDMGSDDDSAPPLPTRTKESYEYGEEDMDRISTHSSDKSDSLPRDTATPASSARKMKMKNFLHKGKNILKINQSAGLTEQEKKELQDCSEAQFRPYQPTYTGQSAIHNNQEIGFGKRVAKPKGPRDPPKNWFRKAKGKDTLSA